The Deinococcus radiotolerans region CGAGTTGCTGTGCGACTGCTGCCGCGCGTCCGTCAGGGTTCTCGCGCGGATCATCAGTACCCCCCCACCAGACGCGGGTACAGCGTCCACGCCGCCCCGACAAAGGCCAGCACGCTGATCAGCAGCACCCCGTACCACATCTGACGCTGGTACGCCACGCCGAAGCCCGTGAAGTCCATCACGATGATGCGCAGACCGTTAAACGCGTGATACACGACGCCCGCCGTCACGAACAGCAGCCCCACCCGGAACGGCCACAGATCGTACGTCTCGTGAATCGCCATGTAGAAGCGCTCACCGAATATGAACGACCCGATGCTGAACACGTGCAGCATCAGGTAAAACAGAATCGCCAGCCCCGACAGGCGGTGAAGCAGGAAGG contains the following coding sequences:
- the sdhC gene encoding succinate dehydrogenase, cytochrome b556 subunit — encoded protein: MYRGREGQWAFLLHRLSGLAILFYLMLHVFSIGSFIFGERFYMAIHETYDLWPFRVGLLFVTAGVVYHAFNGLRIIVMDFTGFGVAYQRQMWYGVLLISVLAFVGAAWTLYPRLVGGY